In the Grimontia kaedaensis genome, one interval contains:
- a CDS encoding EAL domain-containing protein: MKFSLSIPKSSLKNDVFFGLFSFALVLLCTQVAWYPMGGWVYAQLFSVTTGAMVAVCYMYGKVGVAGQFFALMTFYTFINPIPSGVGYMYTLFMTVTLYFSVVAFERIRRHPHAVRVAFCFYVFVVPSVGALILALLAPNKYDFDAALTLYLTDSIAILITAPIIALALYGVKKPNAVKDYFTSLLKISKSDWLCKGLLIVGILLVFNYTDTNSTTPYLTYLLLAPLVTLAVFNFSELTQTLMMMIGFGMIFHSEAYDDIHTLNTRLSLFFMFSLIIYIMLEYKRSLRVEIEGNLKSLYFDKQSNFGSYHRLDADSATKEDFVVAALDLRPVFKYPLEKRDSILRQVSRFFEEHTALYEQCYMLYDVSALIILTSNSERAIAELEAIPAKLDDYLEQRQINFYPEKIHYCRCRKGIRIKQAVNRLNVNMRLGDKGTPGYVVDCDDTGLDDYIAMLEELHVSDVQILRQNYLNIANPDKVCFELLSRFCFDGKVLNTGIVFHCAQKLGYLEQLEHKIVMRQLVYLSQLDQDSFEYGSVNLTPEYLSDGAAVSELIEWVDSHHIQPNRVNIEVVESGSIDNPELLQENLNRLKERGFRLALDDFGAGHATYNQLLTMPVDTVKIDGSLVRNCITDPVKRTIIEDLRSIADTLKITIVAECVETEEEADYLKRLGIDYLQGYLVHKPMPV, from the coding sequence GTGAAATTCTCTCTCTCTATTCCGAAAAGCTCTTTGAAGAACGATGTGTTCTTTGGTCTATTTTCGTTTGCATTGGTGCTGCTTTGCACTCAGGTTGCTTGGTACCCAATGGGGGGCTGGGTTTATGCACAGCTCTTCTCTGTGACCACAGGGGCTATGGTGGCTGTGTGTTATATGTACGGAAAAGTCGGTGTTGCGGGGCAGTTTTTCGCTCTAATGACTTTTTACACCTTCATTAACCCGATCCCTAGTGGTGTCGGTTATATGTACACCTTATTCATGACGGTTACGCTATATTTTTCCGTTGTCGCTTTCGAACGCATACGCAGACATCCTCATGCAGTTCGGGTTGCTTTTTGTTTTTACGTATTTGTTGTACCCAGTGTTGGCGCTTTAATACTGGCGCTACTGGCGCCAAATAAATACGACTTTGATGCAGCACTGACCCTTTACCTGACCGACTCTATTGCGATTTTGATCACCGCACCGATCATCGCACTAGCGTTATATGGTGTGAAAAAACCAAATGCCGTAAAAGACTATTTCACATCCCTGCTCAAGATTTCCAAAAGCGATTGGTTGTGCAAAGGTTTGTTGATCGTCGGTATTTTGCTGGTGTTTAACTACACCGACACGAACTCAACGACACCTTACCTGACATATTTATTATTAGCGCCGCTAGTGACTCTCGCCGTGTTCAACTTTTCTGAATTGACTCAGACGTTAATGATGATGATTGGTTTTGGTATGATTTTTCACTCTGAAGCCTACGATGACATCCACACGCTGAATACGCGTTTATCTCTGTTCTTCATGTTTTCGCTGATCATTTACATCATGCTTGAGTACAAAAGATCATTACGCGTAGAGATTGAAGGAAATCTTAAAAGTTTGTACTTCGATAAGCAGAGTAACTTTGGCTCTTACCACCGCCTAGATGCAGATTCAGCAACAAAAGAAGACTTTGTAGTGGCAGCACTCGACCTACGGCCAGTATTCAAGTATCCGCTTGAAAAGCGTGACAGCATATTGCGGCAAGTTTCCCGCTTCTTTGAGGAACACACAGCCCTGTATGAACAGTGCTATATGCTCTATGACGTATCAGCGCTGATCATACTTACCAGCAATTCTGAGCGCGCCATTGCGGAGCTTGAAGCCATACCAGCCAAGCTGGATGACTACCTTGAGCAGCGTCAGATAAATTTCTATCCAGAAAAAATCCATTACTGCCGTTGCCGCAAGGGGATCCGCATCAAACAGGCTGTTAATCGGCTAAACGTCAACATGCGCCTTGGCGACAAAGGAACACCGGGTTATGTGGTTGATTGCGATGACACAGGCTTGGATGACTACATTGCCATGCTTGAAGAGCTGCATGTCAGTGACGTTCAGATCCTACGCCAGAACTATCTGAACATTGCCAACCCGGATAAGGTGTGTTTCGAATTACTAAGCCGCTTCTGCTTCGACGGTAAAGTGCTCAATACGGGTATCGTTTTTCACTGTGCCCAGAAGCTAGGCTATCTGGAACAGTTGGAGCACAAAATCGTTATGCGCCAGCTTGTCTACCTCAGTCAGTTGGATCAGGACAGTTTTGAATACGGCTCTGTGAATCTCACTCCAGAATATTTAAGTGATGGTGCGGCTGTATCCGAACTAATTGAATGGGTAGATTCTCATCATATTCAACCTAATAGGGTCAACATTGAGGTGGTTGAATCAGGCTCTATCGACAACCCTGAGCTGTTACAGGAAAACCTTAATAGACTGAAAGAAAGAGGGTTCCGACTCGCTCTGGATGACTTTGGTGCTGGTCACGCGACATATAATCAACTACTGACCATGCCTGTTGATACAGTAAAAATCGATGGCTCCCTGGTTCGCAACTGTATTACCGATCCTGTGAAGCGCACTATTATTGAAGATCTGC